One segment of Podarcis muralis chromosome 17, rPodMur119.hap1.1, whole genome shotgun sequence DNA contains the following:
- the FAM131B gene encoding protein FAM131B isoform X3, producing the protein MEDTTSILPKLKRNSNAYGIGALAKSSFSGALGISRTMKDHVTKPTAMGSGRVAHMIEWQGWGNGNTQQQQHTHETVRKDADAYSDLSDGEKEARFLAGVMEQFAISEATLMAWSSMDGEDVSVNSNQENQAGNYNENYQEMMENQEHLAQAQYDSWPHSYVSQGMYCLGSSDAWETSDQSLIASPATGSYQGQNFEESQPSLQESVLIQNNLIQQHQLLQLQQQQQQQQQQLQQQQQQLQQQQQQQQQQQPQQPQQQQQLLSNTSLVDVWPAQTVPSGGGSSTDSSTFVGIHTEEEEGNPLLEKAPLLNKKPSPEEDDAVCRDLESLSPREEPEPAALSRKVSDVTSSGVQSFDEEEGEANN; encoded by the exons ATGGAAGACACAACCTCCATCCTCCCCAAGCTGAAGCGGAACTCCAATGCATATGGGATTGGAGCTCTGGCAAAGTCTTCCTTC TCTGGCGCCTTAGGGATATCCCGCACCATGAAGGATCACGTCACCAAGCCCACGGCCATGGGGTCGGGTCGCGTCGCACACATGATTGAGTGGCAAGGTTGGGGCAACGGCaacacccagcagcagcagcacactcaCGAAACGGTGCGCAAGGACGCCGACGCTTACTCTGACCTGAGTGATGGGGAGAAGGAGGCCCGGTTCCTTGCAG GGGTGATGGAGCAGTTTGCTATCTCAGAAGCCACCCTCATGGCCTGGTCTTCTATGGATGGCGAGGATGTGAGCGTCAACTCTAACCAGGAGAACCAAGCTGGCAACTACAACGAGAACTACCAGGAGATGATGGAGAACCAGG agCACCTGGCCCAGGCACAGTATGACAGTTGGCCTCACTCCTACGTCTCGCAAGGCATGTACTGCCTGGGTTCCTCCGACGCCTGGGAGACCAGCGACCAGTCACTCATTGCGTCCCCAGCGACTGGCTCCTATCAGGGCCAGAACTTTGAAGAGTCCCAGCCCAGCTTGCAGGAAAGCGTTCTGATCCAGAACAACCTTATCCAACAGCATCAGTTGTTgcagctgcagcaacagcaacaacaacaacaacagcaactacagcagcagcaacaacaactacaacagcagcagcagcaacaacaacaacaacagccacagcagccacagcagcagcagcaactgctctCTAATACTAGCCTTGTGGATGTATGGCCTGCTCAGACAGTTCctagtggcggcggcagcagcacagatTCCAGCACCTTTGTGGGAATccacacagaggaggaggaaggaaacccCTTGCTGGAGAAGGCTCCCTTACTGAACAAGAAGCCCTCGCCCGAGGAGGACGATGCTGTCTGCCGGGACCTGGAGTCCCTGTCCCCCCGCGAGGAGCcggagcctgctgccctcagccgCAAGGTCTCCGACGTTACCTCGTCCGGGGTGCAGTCTTTTGACGAAGAGGAAGGTGAAGCCAACAACTGA
- the FAM131B gene encoding protein FAM131B isoform X1 — MTVARPFHHSLRNEVIAVDWKGLKDVDQINMDSTSSLHGSSIHRPSTEQTRTDFSWDGINLSMEDTTSILPKLKRNSNAYGIGALAKSSFSGALGISRTMKDHVTKPTAMGSGRVAHMIEWQGWGNGNTQQQQHTHETVRKDADAYSDLSDGEKEARFLAGVMEQFAISEATLMAWSSMDGEDVSVNSNQENQAGNYNENYQEMMENQEHLAQAQYDSWPHSYVSQGMYCLGSSDAWETSDQSLIASPATGSYQGQNFEESQPSLQESVLIQNNLIQQHQLLQLQQQQQQQQQQLQQQQQQLQQQQQQQQQQQPQQPQQQQQLLSNTSLVDVWPAQTVPSGGGSSTDSSTFVGIHTEEEEGNPLLEKAPLLNKKPSPEEDDAVCRDLESLSPREEPEPAALSRKVSDVTSSGVQSFDEEEGEANN; from the exons GAAACGAGGTGATTGCTGTGGACTGGAAAGGGCTAAAAGATGTTGACCAGATCAATATGGACAGCACCAGCTCACTCCATGGCAGCAGCATCCACCGGCCGTCCACCGAG CAAACACGGACAGATTTCTCCTGGGATGGCATTAAC CTCTCCATGGAAGACACAACCTCCATCCTCCCCAAGCTGAAGCGGAACTCCAATGCATATGGGATTGGAGCTCTGGCAAAGTCTTCCTTC TCTGGCGCCTTAGGGATATCCCGCACCATGAAGGATCACGTCACCAAGCCCACGGCCATGGGGTCGGGTCGCGTCGCACACATGATTGAGTGGCAAGGTTGGGGCAACGGCaacacccagcagcagcagcacactcaCGAAACGGTGCGCAAGGACGCCGACGCTTACTCTGACCTGAGTGATGGGGAGAAGGAGGCCCGGTTCCTTGCAG GGGTGATGGAGCAGTTTGCTATCTCAGAAGCCACCCTCATGGCCTGGTCTTCTATGGATGGCGAGGATGTGAGCGTCAACTCTAACCAGGAGAACCAAGCTGGCAACTACAACGAGAACTACCAGGAGATGATGGAGAACCAGG agCACCTGGCCCAGGCACAGTATGACAGTTGGCCTCACTCCTACGTCTCGCAAGGCATGTACTGCCTGGGTTCCTCCGACGCCTGGGAGACCAGCGACCAGTCACTCATTGCGTCCCCAGCGACTGGCTCCTATCAGGGCCAGAACTTTGAAGAGTCCCAGCCCAGCTTGCAGGAAAGCGTTCTGATCCAGAACAACCTTATCCAACAGCATCAGTTGTTgcagctgcagcaacagcaacaacaacaacaacagcaactacagcagcagcaacaacaactacaacagcagcagcagcaacaacaacaacaacagccacagcagccacagcagcagcagcaactgctctCTAATACTAGCCTTGTGGATGTATGGCCTGCTCAGACAGTTCctagtggcggcggcagcagcacagatTCCAGCACCTTTGTGGGAATccacacagaggaggaggaaggaaacccCTTGCTGGAGAAGGCTCCCTTACTGAACAAGAAGCCCTCGCCCGAGGAGGACGATGCTGTCTGCCGGGACCTGGAGTCCCTGTCCCCCCGCGAGGAGCcggagcctgctgccctcagccgCAAGGTCTCCGACGTTACCTCGTCCGGGGTGCAGTCTTTTGACGAAGAGGAAGGTGAAGCCAACAACTGA
- the FAM131B gene encoding protein FAM131B isoform X2 has product MGCIGSRTVGNEVIAVDWKGLKDVDQINMDSTSSLHGSSIHRPSTEQTRTDFSWDGINLSMEDTTSILPKLKRNSNAYGIGALAKSSFSGALGISRTMKDHVTKPTAMGSGRVAHMIEWQGWGNGNTQQQQHTHETVRKDADAYSDLSDGEKEARFLAGVMEQFAISEATLMAWSSMDGEDVSVNSNQENQAGNYNENYQEMMENQEHLAQAQYDSWPHSYVSQGMYCLGSSDAWETSDQSLIASPATGSYQGQNFEESQPSLQESVLIQNNLIQQHQLLQLQQQQQQQQQQLQQQQQQLQQQQQQQQQQQPQQPQQQQQLLSNTSLVDVWPAQTVPSGGGSSTDSSTFVGIHTEEEEGNPLLEKAPLLNKKPSPEEDDAVCRDLESLSPREEPEPAALSRKVSDVTSSGVQSFDEEEGEANN; this is encoded by the exons GAAACGAGGTGATTGCTGTGGACTGGAAAGGGCTAAAAGATGTTGACCAGATCAATATGGACAGCACCAGCTCACTCCATGGCAGCAGCATCCACCGGCCGTCCACCGAG CAAACACGGACAGATTTCTCCTGGGATGGCATTAAC CTCTCCATGGAAGACACAACCTCCATCCTCCCCAAGCTGAAGCGGAACTCCAATGCATATGGGATTGGAGCTCTGGCAAAGTCTTCCTTC TCTGGCGCCTTAGGGATATCCCGCACCATGAAGGATCACGTCACCAAGCCCACGGCCATGGGGTCGGGTCGCGTCGCACACATGATTGAGTGGCAAGGTTGGGGCAACGGCaacacccagcagcagcagcacactcaCGAAACGGTGCGCAAGGACGCCGACGCTTACTCTGACCTGAGTGATGGGGAGAAGGAGGCCCGGTTCCTTGCAG GGGTGATGGAGCAGTTTGCTATCTCAGAAGCCACCCTCATGGCCTGGTCTTCTATGGATGGCGAGGATGTGAGCGTCAACTCTAACCAGGAGAACCAAGCTGGCAACTACAACGAGAACTACCAGGAGATGATGGAGAACCAGG agCACCTGGCCCAGGCACAGTATGACAGTTGGCCTCACTCCTACGTCTCGCAAGGCATGTACTGCCTGGGTTCCTCCGACGCCTGGGAGACCAGCGACCAGTCACTCATTGCGTCCCCAGCGACTGGCTCCTATCAGGGCCAGAACTTTGAAGAGTCCCAGCCCAGCTTGCAGGAAAGCGTTCTGATCCAGAACAACCTTATCCAACAGCATCAGTTGTTgcagctgcagcaacagcaacaacaacaacaacagcaactacagcagcagcaacaacaactacaacagcagcagcagcaacaacaacaacaacagccacagcagccacagcagcagcagcaactgctctCTAATACTAGCCTTGTGGATGTATGGCCTGCTCAGACAGTTCctagtggcggcggcagcagcacagatTCCAGCACCTTTGTGGGAATccacacagaggaggaggaaggaaacccCTTGCTGGAGAAGGCTCCCTTACTGAACAAGAAGCCCTCGCCCGAGGAGGACGATGCTGTCTGCCGGGACCTGGAGTCCCTGTCCCCCCGCGAGGAGCcggagcctgctgccctcagccgCAAGGTCTCCGACGTTACCTCGTCCGGGGTGCAGTCTTTTGACGAAGAGGAAGGTGAAGCCAACAACTGA